From Spirosoma aerolatum, one genomic window encodes:
- a CDS encoding adhesin, producing the protein MIYQPTFDQDEDVLMLNPDPKFAFDDDDDFDDDDVDFDEIDDPGVDSEFGADDLEDFDEDDLEELDDDDIEDDLDDDSME; encoded by the coding sequence ATGATTTACCAGCCAACGTTTGATCAGGATGAAGACGTGCTGATGTTGAACCCTGATCCCAAATTTGCTTTTGATGATGATGATGATTTTGACGACGATGACGTTGACTTTGATGAAATAGACGACCCCGGTGTCGATTCAGAGTTTGGGGCCGATGATCTGGAGGATTTCGATGAAGACGATCTGGAAGAACTGGATGATGATGACATCGAAGACGATCTGGACGACGATAGTATGGAATAA
- a CDS encoding chorismate-binding protein: MQPESVSKFVSSTPTTKRRLFVPAPSAIDYWEAALSVGFPAALWRLPNQQDKHLIVSFDDVLPRVSADLEELPAGFVISPFDNLARSMHVEAQPDEHLDTTDYVPQTLFLRADIQATFSGNSSLANQPTHSDNSSAKAEPFWQAVRKAIATGDQPILSNPVALNEPHAQEQYVQNVAEAVEAMQRGEFRKVVLSRTKQVLFAEAPNAVALFDKLCEKYPNAFVSAVSIPEKGQIWISATPERLVSQNADGIFQTAALAGTQSAFNPDGTAKRPAEAMWSQKEIEEQAIVCRYIIECFKKIRLREYIEEGPKSVIAGNLMHLGTSFTVDTQAVRYPQLGTVMLRLLHPTSAVCGTPRDVAFRFIQQHEAHNREFYSGFLGPVNINTNQEGPSSHIFVHIRCMKLEGKQATLYAGAGITEDSVPEREWQETEMKCQTLLSVIIE, translated from the coding sequence ATGCAACCTGAGTCTGTAAGTAAATTCGTTTCGAGTACTCCAACTACCAAACGTCGCCTGTTTGTACCGGCTCCTAGTGCTATTGATTATTGGGAAGCGGCACTCTCGGTAGGCTTTCCGGCTGCTCTCTGGCGATTACCGAATCAGCAGGATAAACACCTGATTGTATCGTTCGATGATGTACTACCACGGGTGTCGGCCGATCTGGAAGAGTTGCCCGCTGGTTTTGTAATCAGCCCTTTCGACAACCTCGCCCGGAGTATGCATGTTGAAGCACAGCCGGATGAACATTTAGATACGACCGACTACGTTCCGCAAACGCTCTTTTTGCGGGCCGATATTCAGGCAACATTTTCGGGCAATTCTTCCCTTGCCAATCAGCCCACTCATTCAGATAACTCGTCAGCGAAAGCTGAGCCGTTCTGGCAGGCGGTCCGAAAAGCCATCGCTACAGGCGACCAACCCATATTGAGTAACCCGGTAGCCCTTAACGAGCCGCATGCACAGGAACAATATGTTCAGAATGTAGCAGAAGCGGTTGAAGCGATGCAACGGGGCGAATTCCGCAAAGTGGTTTTATCACGCACAAAACAGGTACTGTTCGCTGAGGCTCCCAATGCGGTAGCGTTGTTCGATAAACTTTGCGAAAAATACCCGAATGCCTTTGTATCAGCGGTTTCGATACCAGAGAAAGGGCAAATCTGGATCAGCGCTACTCCCGAACGACTGGTCAGCCAAAATGCCGATGGTATTTTCCAGACAGCCGCCTTAGCCGGTACCCAATCGGCCTTCAATCCAGATGGCACTGCTAAGCGTCCAGCCGAGGCTATGTGGTCACAAAAAGAGATTGAAGAACAGGCGATTGTATGCCGCTACATCATCGAATGTTTCAAGAAGATCCGTCTGCGGGAATATATTGAAGAAGGGCCAAAGAGTGTTATAGCCGGGAATCTGATGCACCTGGGCACCTCGTTTACCGTCGATACGCAGGCAGTGCGGTATCCCCAGTTAGGAACCGTCATGCTTCGGTTGTTGCACCCAACGTCAGCCGTTTGCGGCACTCCCCGCGATGTAGCGTTCCGGTTTATCCAGCAACATGAAGCCCATAACCGCGAATTTTATAGTGGTTTTTTAGGCCCTGTCAATATCAATACGAATCAGGAGGGGCCGTCGAGTCATATTTTTGTACATATCCGCTGCATGAAACTCGAAGGCAAACAGGCAACACTTTACGCAGGGGCAGGTATCACCGAAGATTCAGTTCCCGAGCGCGAATGGCAGGAAACCGAGATGAAATGCCAGACGCTGCTTTCTGTAATAATTGAATGA
- the corA gene encoding magnesium/cobalt transporter CorA encodes MIRIFQQDETAVRKIRDIDSFSDTERTLWVDLQNPTPAEIKSVEEKFDVDFLSQQEQLEIESSSRYIEEDDFMIANSNFLIPDKEQRYVNVPVSFILKDDTLFTYRNADLKSFADTVKRIKSRRAVFSDGAQIMISIFESRIDYDADLIELVSNEIKAINRMLDLDANLDREMLLNINDYQELTMLIRENVVDKQRVISSMIRSDGWFNELEQQRLRTLIKDINSLIEHTNFIFERLEFLQNTYLGLIDLEQNRVVKIFTVVSLVFLPPTLLASIWGMNFDEMPEVHWKYGYVFALAMMVLSSALTVWIFRRKNWL; translated from the coding sequence ATGATTCGTATCTTTCAACAGGACGAAACCGCCGTCCGCAAAATTCGGGACATTGATTCCTTCTCCGACACCGAACGAACCCTATGGGTCGATCTGCAGAATCCAACCCCAGCCGAAATAAAGAGTGTCGAAGAAAAATTCGATGTCGATTTTCTGAGTCAGCAGGAGCAGTTGGAAATTGAAAGTAGTTCGCGGTACATCGAAGAAGATGATTTCATGATTGCCAACTCCAACTTTCTTATTCCTGATAAGGAACAACGGTATGTGAATGTGCCGGTGAGTTTTATCCTGAAAGATGACACGTTGTTCACCTACCGTAATGCTGATCTGAAATCGTTTGCCGATACGGTAAAGCGGATTAAGTCGCGCCGGGCAGTTTTCAGCGATGGGGCCCAGATCATGATTTCCATCTTTGAGTCACGGATCGATTACGATGCTGATTTGATCGAGTTAGTATCGAACGAAATCAAAGCCATCAACCGGATGCTCGATCTGGATGCCAATCTGGACCGCGAGATGCTCCTGAATATCAACGATTATCAGGAGCTAACCATGTTGATTCGGGAAAATGTGGTTGATAAACAGCGAGTTATTTCATCCATGATTCGCTCTGATGGCTGGTTCAATGAACTGGAGCAGCAACGGTTACGAACCCTCATCAAGGATATTAACTCGCTGATCGAACACACAAATTTCATTTTCGAGCGACTGGAGTTCCTGCAAAATACCTACCTCGGTCTGATTGACCTGGAGCAGAACCGGGTCGTCAAAATCTTTACCGTTGTGTCGCTGGTCTTTCTGCCGCCAACCTTGCTGGCCAGCATCTGGGGTATGAACTTCGATGAGATGCCCGAAGTTCACTGGAAATATGGGTATGTATTTGCGCTGGCTATGATGGTGCTTTCGTCGGCCCTGACCGTTTGGATATTCCGTCGGAAAAACTGGTTGTGA
- a CDS encoding mechanosensitive ion channel family protein, whose product MEQAQTRLELFYTQVVTFVTLYGGRVLLAILTLIVGLWAIGWITRILATTMTKRHVDRDVQPFLLSLVNGLLRVLLLLSIASTLGVQTTSFVAIIGAAGLAVGLALQGSLSNFAGGVLILIFKPFRVGDLITAQGFTGNVEAIRIFDTTLVTLDNKTIILPNGSLSTAAITNISTKGVIRVDQVYTVGSQNDLDATKVSIQKVIAACPYALQDREHDVLIAKLGANSRDYDVRVWTKSDTYWDTYYYMLEHIARQFGKDGIEAPKPKMFITNEE is encoded by the coding sequence ATGGAACAGGCGCAAACCCGACTGGAACTTTTTTACACGCAGGTAGTCACCTTTGTTACGCTTTATGGTGGCCGTGTGCTGCTGGCGATCCTGACACTTATCGTTGGCCTTTGGGCTATAGGCTGGATTACCCGAATTCTGGCTACTACTATGACCAAACGGCATGTCGATCGGGATGTACAACCCTTTCTGCTATCGTTGGTCAATGGTTTGTTGAGGGTCTTATTACTCCTTAGTATTGCCAGCACGCTGGGTGTTCAGACGACCTCGTTCGTGGCTATCATTGGAGCGGCTGGTCTGGCCGTAGGACTAGCCTTACAGGGTAGTTTATCCAATTTTGCCGGGGGCGTATTAATCTTAATTTTTAAGCCGTTTCGGGTAGGCGACCTGATTACGGCACAAGGTTTTACGGGAAATGTTGAAGCGATCCGAATTTTCGATACAACGCTGGTAACCCTGGATAACAAAACGATCATTCTGCCCAACGGATCATTGTCGACTGCTGCTATTACGAATATCAGCACAAAGGGAGTTATTCGTGTTGATCAGGTGTATACGGTAGGCAGTCAAAATGATCTGGACGCTACCAAGGTGTCGATTCAGAAAGTCATTGCAGCCTGCCCATATGCGCTTCAGGATCGGGAGCATGATGTGCTGATTGCAAAACTGGGGGCTAACTCACGTGACTACGATGTGCGTGTGTGGACCAAGAGCGACACCTATTGGGATACGTACTATTACATGCTCGAGCATATTGCCCGGCAGTTTGGTAAAGACGGTATCGAAGCTCCCAAGCCGAAAATGTTTATTACAAACGAAGAATAG
- a CDS encoding DUF6600 domain-containing protein — translation MLNTIKRLALMTLLALSPSLVQEAAAQPGVTVPVESFYNELSPYGQWMQYPGYGNVWLPNAGPNFQPYASAGHWVMTEYGNTWVSDYAWGWAPFHYGRWIYDPAYGGWLWVPGSDWAPAWVSWRSGGGYYGWAPLAPGWDINVNINIPSFYWNFVPQIYITSPNLYSYCVPRPRVVNVYQQTTIINNYYRGGGRAYAYGPPRTDIERATRQNVPVYRVEHMDRPGRSVVGNGSVGFYRPGSAIAHNPGRDNNDRFNNAPRRDYDGGNATYNRGGRYNGDFNNNRPNYDSRPGYDNRPNYDGGSNVPSREYNGGMSRGNGFPMERNGGGNSGGFNNAPSPNAGNSTMPSPVPAPSRGNYSPGNASQGDNGFQNGGRMGGNEPRNFPQGGFQQQPNRSFDRVERQPQMNSQPMQGGQSGGGFQRMQESRPQSLPQHNPGQPQQGGGGFGERHQRGPR, via the coding sequence ATGCTAAACACAATAAAACGGCTCGCACTGATGACTTTACTGGCATTGAGTCCATCGTTGGTGCAGGAAGCCGCTGCTCAACCCGGTGTTACGGTGCCTGTTGAGTCGTTTTATAACGAACTGTCTCCATATGGGCAATGGATGCAGTACCCTGGCTACGGAAATGTGTGGCTACCCAATGCCGGACCTAATTTTCAGCCGTATGCCAGTGCAGGTCACTGGGTCATGACCGAATATGGCAATACCTGGGTATCCGATTATGCCTGGGGCTGGGCGCCGTTTCACTATGGTCGCTGGATTTACGACCCTGCCTACGGTGGGTGGCTTTGGGTGCCAGGTAGCGACTGGGCTCCTGCGTGGGTATCATGGCGGTCGGGTGGAGGGTATTATGGATGGGCACCACTGGCACCTGGCTGGGATATTAATGTCAACATCAATATCCCTTCGTTTTACTGGAATTTTGTCCCCCAGATTTACATAACCAGCCCGAATCTGTATAGCTATTGTGTGCCACGCCCACGCGTAGTGAATGTCTATCAGCAAACAACGATTATCAATAACTATTATCGGGGCGGTGGACGAGCGTATGCCTATGGGCCGCCGAGAACTGATATTGAACGGGCAACCCGTCAAAACGTTCCGGTGTATCGTGTCGAACATATGGATCGGCCTGGTCGGTCGGTAGTTGGCAACGGATCCGTCGGTTTTTATCGTCCTGGTTCTGCAATTGCCCATAATCCCGGTCGTGATAATAATGATCGCTTCAATAACGCACCCCGTCGGGATTATGATGGTGGTAACGCGACCTATAATCGGGGCGGACGGTATAATGGTGACTTTAACAACAATCGCCCGAATTACGATAGTCGCCCAGGCTATGATAATCGCCCGAACTACGATGGGGGCAGCAACGTGCCCAGCCGTGAGTACAATGGGGGCATGAGTCGGGGCAATGGATTCCCAATGGAGCGCAATGGTGGGGGTAATAGTGGCGGTTTTAATAACGCACCATCGCCTAATGCTGGTAATAGTACAATGCCTTCGCCAGTACCAGCCCCAAGCCGTGGGAATTATTCACCCGGTAACGCGTCACAGGGCGACAATGGTTTTCAAAATGGCGGACGAATGGGAGGGAATGAGCCAAGAAACTTCCCGCAGGGTGGTTTTCAGCAACAACCGAATCGGTCGTTTGACCGGGTTGAGCGGCAGCCACAAATGAATAGCCAACCTATGCAGGGCGGTCAAAGTGGCGGTGGTTTCCAGCGGATGCAGGAAAGCCGACCTCAGTCGTTACCTCAGCATAACCCGGGACAGCCGCAACAGGGCGGGGGTGGTTTTGGCGAGCGCCATCAGCGAGGCCCCCGATAA
- the truA gene encoding tRNA pseudouridine(38-40) synthase TruA translates to MRYFIELSYRGTAYCGWQSQTVGVSIQVTLEAALSQRLGQRVYVVGSGRTDAGVHARQQFAHFDTDEQLSLSEAFIYSLNCLLPEDIAIRAIFPVRKTDHARFSATFRYYQYHITRQKDVFVYGLTYHFRPLLNEKLMNEACQCMLNYTNFQSFSKARANVNHFHCRLDFAYWERINEDCLTFHIRADRFLWGMVRTIVGTMLEIGQERMDIHQFEQIIQAKDRNEAGRAVPANGLYLVEVGYPEEVIMSRNSGPRP, encoded by the coding sequence ATGCGCTATTTTATTGAATTGTCGTATCGGGGAACGGCTTACTGCGGCTGGCAATCACAGACGGTCGGTGTTAGTATTCAGGTTACGCTGGAAGCTGCGCTCAGCCAACGTCTGGGTCAACGCGTTTATGTAGTGGGCAGCGGGCGCACAGATGCGGGAGTACATGCCCGGCAGCAATTTGCCCATTTTGATACCGATGAGCAGCTTAGTTTATCGGAAGCATTTATCTATTCGTTGAATTGCCTTCTGCCGGAGGATATTGCCATTCGGGCTATCTTTCCGGTTCGGAAAACAGATCATGCACGATTTTCGGCCACTTTCAGATATTACCAGTATCACATTACCCGGCAAAAGGACGTCTTTGTGTATGGACTGACGTATCATTTCCGGCCACTACTCAACGAGAAATTAATGAACGAAGCCTGCCAGTGTATGCTGAATTACACAAATTTTCAAAGTTTCAGTAAGGCGCGGGCCAATGTCAATCATTTTCATTGCCGTCTCGATTTTGCCTATTGGGAGCGCATAAACGAGGATTGCCTGACGTTTCATATTCGGGCCGACCGCTTCCTGTGGGGCATGGTACGTACAATTGTCGGCACGATGCTTGAGATAGGACAGGAGCGGATGGATATCCATCAGTTTGAGCAGATTATACAGGCGAAAGACCGGAATGAGGCTGGAAGAGCTGTTCCGGCAAATGGCTTATATCTGGTTGAGGTGGGCTACCCAGAAGAGGTGATAATGAGCAGGAATAGTGGGCCAAGGCCATAG
- a CDS encoding cell division protein FtsX, which produces MARIKKKVGAYPSGMILFSLTLALFLIGFCGLLAIQSKKLVTYIRENYEIRAFLDKDLDEKKIEKLFQTIAERPYVLRTDGKPQVVLVTKDEAAKAFIAETKEDFSKFLGENPLHDSYRIKLNEGYFEEAKLQQVKQDLEQIDGVFEVVYQENLVDNINRNITKIYAVMSAFAVILLVIIVVLMNNTIRLALHSQRMLIRSMQLVGATNGFITRPFLGRGMWQGFLAGLIAVALLLICLQIAIHNLPEVGMFQDTEKTIFLMAGVVGLGILIGFLSTFQAVNRYLGLTLDELY; this is translated from the coding sequence ATGGCTCGTATAAAAAAGAAAGTTGGTGCCTATCCCAGCGGTATGATTTTGTTTAGTCTGACGCTGGCGTTGTTTTTAATTGGTTTTTGCGGTTTACTGGCTATTCAGTCGAAAAAACTGGTTACCTATATTCGTGAAAATTACGAAATCCGGGCGTTTCTGGATAAAGACCTGGACGAGAAAAAAATAGAAAAACTTTTTCAGACCATTGCCGAACGCCCTTACGTTTTGAGAACAGATGGAAAGCCGCAGGTAGTTCTGGTAACGAAAGACGAAGCGGCCAAAGCATTTATTGCCGAAACCAAAGAGGATTTTTCGAAGTTTTTAGGAGAAAACCCCTTACATGACAGCTACCGCATCAAACTCAACGAAGGGTATTTTGAAGAAGCGAAATTGCAGCAGGTAAAGCAGGATTTAGAGCAGATCGATGGGGTATTTGAAGTAGTTTATCAGGAGAATCTGGTCGATAACATCAACCGGAATATCACCAAGATTTACGCCGTCATGTCGGCATTTGCCGTGATTTTGTTAGTGATCATTGTGGTGCTGATGAATAATACGATCCGGCTGGCGCTTCATTCACAGCGTATGCTCATCCGGAGTATGCAACTGGTAGGAGCGACGAATGGATTTATTACCCGACCCTTTTTGGGCCGGGGTATGTGGCAGGGATTTCTGGCTGGATTGATTGCGGTCGCCCTGTTGTTGATTTGTTTACAGATTGCCATCCATAACCTACCCGAAGTGGGGATGTTTCAGGATACTGAAAAGACCATTTTTCTGATGGCGGGTGTGGTTGGATTAGGTATATTGATTGGCTTTTTGAGTACGTTTCAGGCCGTAAATCGTTACCTCGGCTTAACACTGGATGAGCTTTACTAA
- a CDS encoding DUF3098 domain-containing protein — translation MAKDKQTGSATLSREEPAKKTTVTPTTAPKSTPIRPVSSEPLRPSAAAALPFGKQNYLFMLIGIGVILAGFFIMSLDKEEFGFGFLGLTLGPIVVMSGFVLEFVAILTRPKA, via the coding sequence ATGGCAAAAGATAAGCAGACTGGCTCAGCTACGCTCTCTCGCGAAGAACCAGCAAAAAAAACGACAGTCACGCCGACGACTGCTCCAAAAAGTACGCCTATTCGGCCCGTAAGTAGCGAACCGTTGCGACCATCGGCAGCTGCGGCACTTCCGTTCGGGAAACAGAACTACCTATTCATGCTAATTGGAATAGGGGTTATTCTGGCCGGGTTTTTCATTATGAGCCTCGATAAGGAAGAGTTTGGTTTTGGCTTTTTAGGACTGACCCTCGGCCCGATTGTGGTAATGAGCGGTTTTGTTCTGGAATTCGTTGCCATCCTGACCCGACCCAAGGCGTAG
- a CDS encoding undecaprenyl-diphosphate phosphatase → MELIHAIVLAIIEGLTEFLPVSSTGHMIIYSSLAGIASDEFTKLYTVDIQFGCILSVLVLYHRRFLTDPRTGNFTIPSYLKSFPPRLQPLLDFYSKILIAFLPAAVIGFALNDFIDSLLENVTVVAIMLLVGGIILLFIDRIVNREPKDGDVTVPDALRIGFFQCIAMIPGVSRSAATIIGGMFQGLTRAQAAEFSFFLAVPTMAAASGYKLLKTYKLLQPDDYQTLLIGNAIAFVVGMLAIRGFVSFLTRYGFKVFGYYRIVLGLVLLGLLAAGVKLDVL, encoded by the coding sequence ATGGAGCTGATTCACGCAATTGTACTGGCGATTATTGAGGGCTTAACCGAGTTTCTGCCCGTCTCCTCAACCGGGCACATGATTATCTACTCATCGCTGGCTGGCATTGCCAGTGATGAATTTACCAAACTCTACACGGTCGATATTCAATTCGGTTGTATTCTGTCGGTACTGGTGTTGTACCATCGTCGTTTTCTGACCGATCCTCGTACGGGTAATTTTACCATACCCAGTTACCTGAAATCATTTCCTCCCCGTTTGCAGCCTCTGCTCGATTTTTATAGTAAAATTCTGATTGCCTTTCTTCCCGCTGCTGTTATCGGCTTTGCACTGAACGACTTCATCGATTCACTGCTGGAGAATGTTACGGTCGTGGCCATCATGTTGCTGGTGGGTGGTATCATCCTGCTGTTCATTGATCGAATTGTGAATCGGGAGCCAAAAGATGGCGACGTTACCGTGCCTGATGCGCTCCGAATCGGCTTTTTTCAGTGTATTGCTATGATTCCGGGGGTTTCGCGGTCGGCGGCAACCATCATCGGTGGTATGTTCCAGGGATTAACTCGGGCTCAGGCGGCCGAATTCTCCTTTTTTTTGGCGGTGCCGACTATGGCTGCGGCTTCGGGTTATAAACTGCTGAAAACCTATAAACTGCTTCAACCCGACGATTATCAAACGCTGCTGATCGGGAATGCCATCGCTTTTGTAGTTGGCATGCTGGCAATTCGGGGCTTCGTTAGTTTCCTGACCCGTTATGGTTTTAAAGTTTTTGGGTACTACCGGATCGTGCTTGGGCTGGTGTTGCTGGGTTTGCTGGCAGCTGGTGTAAAGCTGGATGTTCTCTAA
- the truB gene encoding tRNA pseudouridine(55) synthase TruB codes for MSQQTEISPASDPGQVILIDKPLTWTSFDVANKLKYACKFKKIGHAGTLDPLATGLLILCTGKMTKQIDQYQAQEKEYTGTLVLGKTTPSVDLETGFDAEFNTTGITADQIQAAAQQLTGDILQVPPIYSAVRVNGERLYEKARRGETADRVEGGIKARQVTVSAFEVDASRFPEVDFRIVCSKGTYIRSLVRDLGMLLNNGAYMSSLRRTRIGHFRIEEAHTIDEFIKISRESSV; via the coding sequence GTGTCACAACAAACTGAAATAAGCCCTGCTTCTGATCCCGGTCAGGTTATCCTGATCGATAAACCGCTTACGTGGACATCGTTCGATGTCGCCAATAAGTTAAAATACGCCTGTAAATTCAAGAAAATCGGCCATGCCGGTACGCTCGATCCGTTGGCAACTGGCCTGCTCATTCTTTGTACGGGCAAGATGACCAAACAAATTGACCAGTATCAGGCGCAGGAAAAAGAATATACGGGTACGTTAGTGCTCGGTAAAACAACCCCTTCGGTCGACCTGGAAACGGGATTCGATGCTGAATTCAACACAACGGGTATTACAGCCGATCAGATTCAGGCAGCAGCTCAACAGTTGACGGGCGACATCTTGCAGGTGCCCCCCATTTACTCAGCTGTGCGGGTCAATGGAGAACGGCTCTATGAAAAAGCCCGACGTGGCGAAACCGCTGACCGTGTGGAGGGAGGTATTAAGGCTCGGCAGGTGACGGTTTCTGCTTTTGAGGTTGATGCCAGCCGTTTCCCTGAAGTAGATTTTCGCATCGTATGTTCGAAAGGCACCTATATTCGCAGTCTCGTACGCGATTTGGGGATGTTACTCAACAATGGTGCCTATATGAGTAGCCTGCGTCGAACGCGGATTGGTCATTTTCGTATCGAAGAAGCCCATACCATCGACGAGTTTATAAAGATAAGTCGTGAGTCATCAGTTTGA
- a CDS encoding bifunctional riboflavin kinase/FAD synthetase — MIIYNGLNDIQPLVNAVVTSGTFDGVHLGHQTILARLTEIAQTNGGESVLITYWPHPRTVVSNDSQNLRLLTSLDEKIELIDQAGVDHLVVIPFTRSFSELTSEQYIRQILIDKIGTKKLVIGYDHRFGRDREGGFEYIRAHQNEYGFEVEEIPRQDVDAVGVSSSKIRAALNEGNVHTANRLLGRAYNLTGTIVKGRQLGRTIGFPTANMQVDDPTKLIPANGVYAVEVAYGGQTLGGMLNIGFRPTVAGTHQTIETYIFDFDKDIYGEHMTLKFREFLRPEQKFDGLPALVAQLKRDEETARVVLSQK, encoded by the coding sequence ATGATTATTTACAACGGTCTCAACGACATACAACCTTTAGTCAATGCGGTAGTTACCAGCGGTACATTTGATGGGGTTCATTTAGGCCATCAGACGATTCTGGCGCGGCTAACTGAGATAGCCCAAACGAATGGGGGCGAGTCGGTGCTGATTACCTATTGGCCGCATCCGCGAACGGTCGTATCAAACGATAGTCAGAATCTACGATTGCTGACCTCGCTCGACGAAAAAATTGAACTGATCGATCAGGCAGGTGTCGATCATCTGGTGGTTATTCCGTTCACGCGTTCGTTTTCTGAACTGACATCCGAGCAATATATCCGCCAGATTCTGATCGATAAAATTGGTACTAAGAAGCTGGTTATTGGCTACGACCACCGTTTTGGCCGCGATCGCGAAGGCGGGTTTGAATATATTCGTGCTCATCAGAATGAGTATGGATTTGAGGTGGAAGAAATACCCCGTCAGGATGTGGATGCAGTAGGGGTTAGTTCGTCTAAAATTCGGGCGGCCCTGAACGAAGGCAATGTTCACACCGCAAATCGCTTGCTGGGACGTGCTTACAACCTGACAGGTACGATTGTAAAAGGCCGTCAGTTGGGCCGTACGATTGGCTTCCCTACGGCCAACATGCAGGTCGATGATCCAACAAAATTAATTCCTGCCAATGGGGTGTATGCGGTTGAGGTGGCGTACGGTGGACAAACGCTGGGTGGAATGCTTAACATCGGATTCCGCCCGACTGTGGCGGGGACGCACCAAACCATCGAGACGTATATTTTCGATTTTGACAAGGACATCTACGGCGAACACATGACCCTGAAATTTCGGGAGTTTCTGCGCCCGGAGCAAAAATTCGACGGCCTTCCTGCACTCGTAGCTCAATTGAAACGAGACGAGGAAACGGCGCGGGTAGTGCTTAGTCAGAAGTAA
- a CDS encoding BaiN/RdsA family NAD(P)/FAD-dependent oxidoreductase: MSSLRIIVIGGGAAGFFGAITAAETFPDATITILEKSRTVLNKVRISGGGRCNVTHACFDNKKLVKYYPRGEKPLRNLLNQFDATATVRWFEAHGVALKTEADGRMFPSTNTSETIVTCLMGTARRLGIQVQTSCGVSTLTPTKTDDGQTIWHLTLLNDEVIQADRVLIATGGYPQASSYHWLPQQAEALVSPVPSLFTFNVPESYLLPLAGVSVVDAAVSIKGTKQEQRGPLLLTHWGFSGPAILRLSAWAARELAAMDYRFVLRINWTPTLNEHQLRNLLQDFRQQNGRKQVSSQNPFGLPNRLWQIFVSESGMTDAQRWADLPAKLLNRLIERLTNSQFQVVGKTTFKDEFVTCGGIAVDSLNPQTLESKAQPGLFFAGEVLDIDGITGGFNFQNAWTTGYVAGKHIGQGLASVA; encoded by the coding sequence ATGTCATCTTTACGCATTATTGTCATTGGTGGTGGAGCAGCCGGTTTTTTCGGGGCCATCACAGCTGCCGAAACCTTTCCTGACGCCACAATCACAATTTTAGAGAAGAGCCGAACGGTCTTGAATAAAGTCCGTATTTCGGGCGGGGGGCGCTGCAATGTTACCCATGCCTGTTTCGACAATAAAAAACTGGTTAAATATTACCCCCGTGGTGAGAAACCATTACGCAATCTATTGAATCAGTTCGATGCTACGGCCACCGTACGCTGGTTCGAAGCGCACGGGGTTGCGTTGAAAACAGAAGCGGATGGCCGCATGTTTCCATCGACGAACACCTCCGAAACCATCGTAACCTGCCTGATGGGCACCGCCCGTCGACTGGGTATTCAGGTGCAGACCAGTTGTGGGGTATCGACACTTACCCCTACGAAAACGGATGATGGACAAACAATCTGGCACCTAACCCTGCTGAACGACGAGGTTATTCAGGCCGATCGGGTCTTGATTGCTACTGGTGGCTATCCACAAGCGTCCTCTTATCATTGGCTGCCTCAACAAGCCGAAGCCCTGGTATCGCCCGTTCCTTCATTGTTCACGTTTAATGTACCCGAGAGTTATTTATTACCCTTAGCAGGTGTATCGGTTGTTGATGCGGCCGTTTCCATAAAAGGAACCAAACAGGAACAACGTGGCCCATTGCTGCTGACGCATTGGGGGTTTAGTGGCCCGGCTATTCTGCGTCTGTCGGCCTGGGCGGCTCGTGAACTGGCCGCTATGGACTACCGATTTGTCCTTCGAATCAACTGGACTCCTACGCTCAACGAGCATCAACTTCGCAACCTGCTCCAGGACTTCCGCCAGCAAAATGGACGGAAACAGGTATCTTCACAAAATCCGTTCGGTTTACCGAATCGGTTATGGCAGATTTTTGTGTCGGAGTCAGGCATGACCGACGCACAACGCTGGGCCGACTTACCTGCCAAATTGCTGAATCGATTAATTGAGCGACTGACCAACAGCCAGTTTCAGGTTGTTGGGAAAACGACCTTTAAAGACGAGTTCGTTACCTGCGGAGGCATTGCCGTTGACAGTCTGAATCCGCAAACACTCGAAAGCAAAGCCCAACCCGGTCTATTTTTCGCGGGCGAAGTCCTGGATATTGACGGGATTACCGGGGGGTTCAACTTTCAAAATGCCTGGACTACGGGGTATGTAGCCGGAAAACATATTGGCCAGGGATTGGCGAGCGTAGCCTGA